From the genome of Globicephala melas chromosome 14, mGloMel1.2, whole genome shotgun sequence, one region includes:
- the VGLL2 gene encoding transcription cofactor vestigial-like protein 2 isoform X1: MSCLDVMYQVYGPPQPYFAAAYTPYHQKLACYSKMQEAQECNASPSNSSGSGSSSFSSQTPASIKEEEGSPEKERPPEAEYINSRCVLFTYFQGDISSVVDEHFSRALSQPSSYSPSCTSSKAPRSSGPWRDGSFPMSQRSFPASFWNSAYQTPVPAPLGSPLAAAHSELPFAAADPYSPAALHGHLHQGAAEPWHHAHPHHAHPHHPYALGGALGAQAAAYPRPAAVHEVYAPHFDPRYGPLLMPAASGRPARLAPAPAPAPGSPSCELSAKGEPAGATWAAPGGPFASPTGDVAGGLGLSVDSGKRERERGIPGPLLPCAQTWAEAGTLLSSPWRPQ; encoded by the exons ATGAGCTGTCTGGATGTTATGTACCAAGTCTATGGTCCTCCCCAGCCTTACTTCGCAGCCGCCTACACCCCTTACCACCAG AAACTAGCCTGTTACTCCAAAATGCAGGAAGCACAGGAGTGCAACGCCAGCCCCAGCAACAGCAGTGGCAGTGGCAGCTCCTCCTTCTCCAGCCAAACTCCGGCTagtataaaagaagaagaaggcagCCCGGAGAAAGAGCGCCCACCAGAGGCGGAGTACATCAACTCCCGCTGCGTCCTTTTCACCTATTTCCAGGGAGACATCAGCTCTGTGGTGGACGAACACTTCAGCCGGGCCCTGAGCCAGCCTAGCAGCTATTCCCCAAGCTGTACAAGCAGCAAAGCCCCACGGAGCTCCGGGCCCTGGCGGG ACGGCTCCTTCCCGATGAGCCAGCGCAGCTTCCCCGCCTCCTTCTGGAACAGCGCTTACCAGACGCCGGTGCCCGCGCCTCTGGGCAGCCCGCTGGCCGCCGCTCACTCGGAGCTGCCCTTCGCCGCAGCCGACCCCTACTCGCCGGCCGCGCTGCACGGCCACCTGCACCAGGGCGCGGCAGAGCCCTGGCATCACGCGCATCCCCACCACGCGCATCCGCACCACCCTTACGCGCTGGGCGGCGCCCTCGGCGCCCAGGCCGCCGCCTACCCGCGGCCCGCAGCCGTGCACGAGGTCTACGCGCCGCACTTCGACCCGCGCTACGGGCCGCTGCTGATGCCGGCCGCCTCGGGGCGCCCGGCCCGCCTCGCTCCCGCGCCGGCCCCCGCGCCCGGCAGCCCGTCCTGCGAGCTCTCGGCCAAGGGTGAGCCGGCCGGCGCCACGTGGGCCGCGCCCGGGGGACCCTTCGCGAGCCCCACGGGGGACGTGGCCGGGGGTCTGGGCCTCAGCGTGGACTCAGGTAAGCGGGAGAGGGAACGTGGCATCCCCGGGCCCCTCCTGCCCTGTGCGCAAACCTGGGCTGAGGCCGGGACCCTACTTAGTTCTCCTTGGAGACCCCAGTGA
- the VGLL2 gene encoding transcription cofactor vestigial-like protein 2 isoform X2 has translation MSCLDVMYQVYGPPQPYFAAAYTPYHQKLACYSKMQEAQECNASPSNSSGSGSSSFSSQTPASIKEEEGSPEKERPPEAEYINSRCVLFTYFQGDISSVVDEHFSRALSQPSSYSPSCTSSKAPRSSGPWRDGSFPMSQRSFPASFWNSAYQTPVPAPLGSPLAAAHSELPFAAADPYSPAALHGHLHQGAAEPWHHAHPHHAHPHHPYALGGALGAQAAAYPRPAAVHEVYAPHFDPRYGPLLMPAASGRPARLAPAPAPAPGSPSCELSAKGEPAGATWAAPGGPFASPTGDVAGGLGLSVDSARRYSLCGASLLS, from the exons ATGAGCTGTCTGGATGTTATGTACCAAGTCTATGGTCCTCCCCAGCCTTACTTCGCAGCCGCCTACACCCCTTACCACCAG AAACTAGCCTGTTACTCCAAAATGCAGGAAGCACAGGAGTGCAACGCCAGCCCCAGCAACAGCAGTGGCAGTGGCAGCTCCTCCTTCTCCAGCCAAACTCCGGCTagtataaaagaagaagaaggcagCCCGGAGAAAGAGCGCCCACCAGAGGCGGAGTACATCAACTCCCGCTGCGTCCTTTTCACCTATTTCCAGGGAGACATCAGCTCTGTGGTGGACGAACACTTCAGCCGGGCCCTGAGCCAGCCTAGCAGCTATTCCCCAAGCTGTACAAGCAGCAAAGCCCCACGGAGCTCCGGGCCCTGGCGGG ACGGCTCCTTCCCGATGAGCCAGCGCAGCTTCCCCGCCTCCTTCTGGAACAGCGCTTACCAGACGCCGGTGCCCGCGCCTCTGGGCAGCCCGCTGGCCGCCGCTCACTCGGAGCTGCCCTTCGCCGCAGCCGACCCCTACTCGCCGGCCGCGCTGCACGGCCACCTGCACCAGGGCGCGGCAGAGCCCTGGCATCACGCGCATCCCCACCACGCGCATCCGCACCACCCTTACGCGCTGGGCGGCGCCCTCGGCGCCCAGGCCGCCGCCTACCCGCGGCCCGCAGCCGTGCACGAGGTCTACGCGCCGCACTTCGACCCGCGCTACGGGCCGCTGCTGATGCCGGCCGCCTCGGGGCGCCCGGCCCGCCTCGCTCCCGCGCCGGCCCCCGCGCCCGGCAGCCCGTCCTGCGAGCTCTCGGCCAAGGGTGAGCCGGCCGGCGCCACGTGGGCCGCGCCCGGGGGACCCTTCGCGAGCCCCACGGGGGACGTGGCCGGGGGTCTGGGCCTCAGCGTGGACTCAG CTCGTCGTTATTCCCTCTGTGGTGCATCCCTTCTGAGCTGA